One Bradyrhizobium zhanjiangense DNA segment encodes these proteins:
- the paaE gene encoding 1,2-phenylacetyl-CoA epoxidase subunit PaaE: MSAAAPRFHRLAVNDLRREASDAISMTFAIPGELASDYAFTPGQYLTLRTTLDGEEVRRSYSICSGPDDGEIRIAVKKVDGGAFSNWAADELKCGDELDVMTPTGRFGLVPPAEAGRIHVGFAAGSGITPILSIVKGTLVREPDSRFFLFYGNRATDNIMFLEELEELKDRFIDRLSIFHVISGEEQDIPILHGRLDGDKVRVLLRSLVPAESVDHVFICGPSGMSEDVEATCRDLGIAEEGIHVERFVSEFGGKPRPKKAVAPDAPPKAVASLIIDGKRRDVPVAEDEAILDAALRAGVDLPFACKGGMCSTCRAKLVEGEAPMDINYSLEPWELKAGFILTCQAKPSSERVVVDYDHV; encoded by the coding sequence ATGTCAGCAGCCGCACCGCGCTTCCATCGCTTGGCCGTCAACGACCTCCGCCGTGAGGCCTCGGACGCTATCTCGATGACCTTCGCCATTCCCGGCGAACTCGCCAGTGATTATGCCTTCACGCCCGGCCAGTACCTGACACTCCGCACGACACTCGATGGCGAAGAAGTGCGCCGTTCCTATTCCATCTGTTCCGGACCCGACGACGGCGAGATCCGCATCGCCGTGAAGAAGGTCGACGGCGGCGCGTTTTCGAACTGGGCGGCGGACGAGCTGAAATGCGGTGACGAGCTCGATGTGATGACACCGACGGGGCGCTTCGGCCTGGTCCCACCGGCGGAGGCCGGGCGCATTCATGTCGGCTTTGCCGCGGGCTCCGGCATCACGCCCATTCTCTCGATTGTGAAGGGCACGCTCGTGCGCGAGCCCGACAGCCGCTTCTTTCTGTTCTACGGCAACCGCGCTACCGACAACATCATGTTTCTCGAAGAGCTGGAGGAGCTGAAGGACCGCTTCATCGACCGCCTTTCGATCTTCCACGTCATCTCCGGCGAGGAACAGGATATTCCGATCCTGCATGGCCGGCTCGACGGCGACAAGGTGAGGGTGCTCTTGCGTTCACTGGTGCCGGCGGAAAGCGTCGATCATGTCTTCATCTGCGGTCCATCAGGCATGAGCGAGGACGTCGAGGCGACCTGCCGCGACCTCGGGATTGCGGAAGAGGGGATCCATGTCGAGCGCTTCGTCTCCGAATTCGGCGGCAAGCCGCGGCCGAAGAAAGCCGTTGCGCCCGACGCGCCGCCGAAGGCGGTCGCATCCCTCATCATTGACGGCAAGCGCCGCGACGTGCCTGTTGCCGAGGACGAGGCGATCCTCGATGCCGCGCTGCGCGCCGGCGTCGATCTGCCCTTCGCCTGCAAGGGCGGCATGTGCTCGACCTGCCGCGCCAAGCTGGTCGAGGGCGAGGCGCCGATGGACATCAACTACTCGCTGGAACCCTGGGAGCTGAAGGCCGGCTTTATCCTGACCTGTCAGGCAAAGCCGTCGTCGGAGCGGGTCGTGGTCGATTACGACCACGTTTGA
- the paaD gene encoding 1,2-phenylacetyl-CoA epoxidase subunit PaaD, whose amino-acid sequence MVTVLERDSALRQRAWDAAASVVDPEIPVLTIADLGVLRDVILDGDRVEVAITPTYSGCPAMNMIALEIELALERAGFRRPEVRTVLSPAWTTDWMSEEGRRKLRAYGIAPPQASSSRRALFGGQAVACPQCGSDKTELLSEFGSTSCKALWRCKACREPFDYFKCH is encoded by the coding sequence ATGGTGACGGTGCTGGAACGCGATAGCGCGCTACGCCAGCGGGCCTGGGATGCTGCTGCGAGCGTGGTCGATCCCGAGATTCCGGTGCTGACCATCGCCGATCTCGGCGTGCTCCGTGACGTCATTCTGGACGGCGATCGCGTCGAGGTCGCGATCACACCGACCTATTCGGGCTGCCCGGCCATGAACATGATCGCACTCGAAATCGAGCTTGCACTGGAGCGCGCCGGCTTCCGTCGTCCGGAGGTGCGCACGGTGTTGTCGCCGGCCTGGACCACCGACTGGATGAGCGAGGAGGGCCGCCGGAAGCTGCGCGCCTACGGCATCGCGCCGCCGCAGGCCTCAAGCTCGCGCCGCGCCCTATTCGGCGGACAGGCCGTCGCGTGTCCGCAATGCGGCTCTGACAAGACCGAACTCTTGTCCGAATTCGGCTCGACCTCCTGCAAGGCGCTCTGGCGCTGCAAGGCCTGCCGCGAACCCTTCGATTATTTCAAGTGTCATTGA
- the paaC gene encoding 1,2-phenylacetyl-CoA epoxidase subunit PaaC — protein sequence MPAANIQVSETPLVLYALRRADDALILGHRLSEWCGHAPMLEEDMALSNIALDLIGQARELYTYAAKVESNDNDEDKLAYLRDVRQYRNLLLVEQPNGDFAQTLVRQFFYSAFADLYWRAMMTSRDTTLAAIAAKSEKESAYHLRHASEWIIRLGDGTDESSARAQAAIDHLWAFTGEMFAVDEAERALIHADIAIDPASLRDRWLTTLSDIVREATLELPQNDWMQQGGRSGRHSEHLGHLLSELQSMQRTFPGSTW from the coding sequence ATGCCAGCCGCCAACATCCAGGTCTCCGAAACGCCGCTGGTGCTGTACGCGCTGCGCCGCGCCGACGACGCGCTGATCCTCGGCCACCGGTTGTCGGAATGGTGCGGGCACGCGCCGATGTTGGAAGAGGATATGGCGCTGTCCAACATCGCGCTCGACCTGATCGGCCAGGCGCGCGAGCTCTACACTTACGCCGCCAAGGTCGAAAGCAACGACAACGACGAGGACAAACTCGCTTATCTGCGCGACGTCAGGCAATACCGTAACCTACTGCTGGTCGAACAGCCGAACGGCGATTTCGCCCAGACGCTGGTGCGGCAGTTCTTCTATTCCGCCTTCGCCGACCTCTATTGGCGCGCGATGATGACCTCGCGCGATACGACGCTTGCCGCCATTGCGGCCAAGTCGGAGAAAGAGAGCGCCTATCATCTGCGCCATGCCTCGGAGTGGATCATCCGGCTCGGCGACGGCACGGACGAAAGCAGCGCCCGGGCGCAGGCCGCGATCGATCATCTCTGGGCGTTCACCGGTGAGATGTTTGCCGTGGACGAAGCCGAGCGCGCCCTGATCCATGCCGATATTGCCATCGATCCGGCGAGCTTGCGCGATCGTTGGTTGACGACGTTGTCTGATATCGTCAGAGAGGCGACACTTGAGCTGCCGCAGAACGACTGGATGCAGCAGGGTGGTCGCTCTGGCCGGCACAGCGAGCATCTCGGCCATCTCCTGTCCGAGCTGCAATCGATGCAGCGCACCTTCCCGGGGTCGACATGGTGA
- the paaB gene encoding 1,2-phenylacetyl-CoA epoxidase subunit PaaB, with protein sequence MATPNTPLWEVFIRSRNGLAHKHVGSLHASDATMALQAARDIYTRRGEGLSIWVVPSTAITASDPADKGMMFEPAESKIYRHPTFYEVPEEVGHM encoded by the coding sequence ATGGCCACGCCGAACACGCCGCTGTGGGAAGTCTTCATTCGCAGCCGCAACGGGCTTGCGCACAAGCATGTCGGCTCGCTGCATGCGAGCGACGCGACGATGGCGCTGCAGGCTGCCCGCGACATCTACACCCGCCGCGGCGAGGGCCTGTCGATCTGGGTCGTGCCGTCCACAGCGATCACCGCGAGCGATCCGGCCGACAAGGGCATGATGTTCGAACCGGCGGAGTCGAAGATCTATCGGCACCCGACCTTTTATGAGGTGCCCGAAGAAGTGGGGCACATGTGA
- the paaA gene encoding 1,2-phenylacetyl-CoA epoxidase subunit PaaA produces the protein MYTQALNTAETDDRGLEDAARAAQFQARIDAEERIEPNDWMPAAYRKTLTRQISQHAHSEIVGMLPEGNWITRAPTLRRKAALLAKVQDECGHGLYLYAAAETLGTSREELVDAMLAGKAKYSSIFNYPTLTWADIGTIGWLVDGAAIMNQIPLCRCSYGPYARAMIRVCKEESFHQRQGYEIMLTLCRGSDEQKAMAQDALNRWWWPVLMMFGPPDATSQHSDTSTKWKIKRFSNDELRQKFVDATVPQAQYLGLTIPDPAMTQDVDGHWRYSEIDWTEFKQVLAGNGPCNRDRMAARRKAHEDGAWVREAAAAYAAKRAQRHTAQAAE, from the coding sequence ATGTACACGCAGGCGCTGAACACGGCCGAGACCGACGATCGCGGTCTTGAGGACGCGGCCAGAGCTGCGCAATTCCAGGCCCGCATCGATGCCGAGGAGCGCATCGAGCCGAACGACTGGATGCCGGCGGCCTACCGCAAGACGCTCACCCGCCAGATCTCCCAGCACGCCCATTCCGAGATCGTCGGCATGCTGCCGGAGGGCAACTGGATCACCCGCGCGCCGACGCTGCGCCGCAAGGCCGCGCTGCTCGCCAAGGTGCAGGACGAATGCGGCCACGGGCTCTATCTCTATGCCGCCGCCGAGACGTTAGGGACCTCGCGCGAAGAGCTAGTCGACGCCATGCTGGCGGGGAAAGCCAAATACTCCTCGATCTTCAATTATCCGACGCTGACCTGGGCCGACATCGGCACCATCGGCTGGCTGGTCGACGGCGCCGCGATCATGAACCAGATCCCACTGTGCCGTTGCTCCTATGGCCCCTATGCGCGCGCGATGATCCGCGTCTGCAAGGAGGAATCCTTTCACCAGCGCCAGGGCTACGAGATCATGCTGACGCTGTGCCGCGGCTCCGACGAACAGAAGGCAATGGCGCAGGATGCGTTGAACCGCTGGTGGTGGCCGGTGCTGATGATGTTCGGCCCGCCGGATGCGACGAGCCAGCACAGCGACACCTCGACGAAGTGGAAGATCAAGCGTTTCTCCAATGACGAGCTGCGCCAGAAGTTCGTCGATGCCACCGTGCCACAGGCACAATATCTCGGCCTCACCATTCCCGATCCAGCCATGACGCAGGATGTGGACGGGCACTGGCGCTACAGCGAGATTGACTGGACCGAATTCAAGCAGGTGCTCGCCGGCAACGGCCCGTGCAATCGCGATCGCATGGCCGCGCGCCGCAAGGCACACGAGGACGGCGCCTGGGTGCGTGAGGCGGCAGCCGCTTACGCGGCAAAGCGCGCGCAGCGTCACACCGCACAAGCCGCGGAATAG
- the paaX gene encoding phenylacetic acid degradation operon negative regulatory protein PaaX: MAHPLSRIIDQLKREPSRTGSIVITVFGDAIVPRGGVVWLGTLLEFFESLDIDSGVVRTAMSRLAADGWLTREKVGRNSFYRLAEKGRQTFEAATRHIYDPPPSDWTGRFELLLIGNGEDRDASREALRNAGFGTPLPGVWVAPSGVPVPDEAVGAIRLEVSAEDDSGRRLLSASWPLDRTADAYLKFMKTFEPLRAAIARGTDLSEADAFTARILLIHYYRRVVLRDPLLPESLLPADWPGRAARALCGEIYRALLAPSEQWLDSHGTNERGPLPAARKLLERRFGA, translated from the coding sequence ATGGCGCATCCGTTGTCCCGCATCATCGACCAGCTCAAGCGCGAGCCGTCGCGCACCGGCTCCATCGTCATCACCGTGTTCGGTGACGCCATCGTGCCGCGCGGCGGTGTGGTGTGGCTCGGCACGCTGTTGGAGTTCTTCGAAAGCCTCGACATCGACAGCGGCGTGGTGCGCACCGCGATGTCGCGCCTTGCGGCCGATGGCTGGCTGACGCGTGAAAAGGTCGGCCGCAACAGCTTCTACCGGCTGGCCGAAAAGGGGCGCCAGACCTTCGAGGCCGCGACGCGCCACATCTACGATCCGCCGCCGTCCGACTGGACCGGGCGCTTCGAGCTGCTCCTGATCGGCAACGGCGAGGACCGCGACGCCTCGCGCGAAGCGCTCCGCAATGCCGGCTTCGGCACTCCGCTGCCGGGCGTATGGGTCGCGCCGTCGGGCGTACCGGTGCCCGACGAGGCCGTGGGCGCGATCCGTCTCGAAGTCTCGGCGGAGGATGACAGCGGCCGCCGCTTGCTCAGCGCGAGCTGGCCGCTGGACCGCACCGCGGATGCCTATTTGAAATTCATGAAGACGTTCGAGCCGCTCCGTGCCGCGATCGCGCGCGGCACGGATTTATCCGAGGCTGACGCCTTCACCGCGCGCATCCTCCTGATCCACTATTACCGCCGCGTCGTGCTGCGCGATCCGCTGTTGCCCGAAAGCCTGTTGCCGGCGGATTGGCCGGGCAGGGCAGCGCGTGCGCTTTGTGGCGAGATCTATCGCGCACTGCTGGCTCCGTCGGAACAATGGCTCGACAGCCATGGAACCAACGAGAGGGGACCCTTGCCGGCGGCGCGGAAGCTTCTGGAACGGAGGTTCGGCGCCTGA
- a CDS encoding lipase family alpha/beta hydrolase, giving the protein MTATAQTLRPPSRTLMFLEGRAIHEFGAFLGALPLLSLAPRGDGHPVLVLPGLVASDASTRALRAFLTSKGYAVSGWRQGRNYGLRPGVQHAMVDLVQELSDSHGRKISLVGWSLGGLYARQLAKMMPERVRQVITLGSPFAGNPRSTNAWRVYEWASGRKADEVDPRFGGELALPPPVPTTAIFSRTDGVCAWQGCMEKSGAQTESIEVESSHCGMGHHPAVVYAVADRLAQKEGQWRPFDRSGWRSLAYPDPHR; this is encoded by the coding sequence ATGACCGCAACTGCCCAGACGCTGCGTCCGCCGTCCCGCACCCTGATGTTTCTGGAGGGGCGTGCGATCCATGAGTTCGGCGCCTTCCTCGGCGCGCTGCCACTGCTGAGCCTTGCGCCCCGCGGCGATGGGCATCCGGTGCTAGTGCTGCCAGGCCTCGTGGCCTCCGATGCGTCCACGCGCGCGCTGCGCGCGTTTCTGACCAGCAAGGGCTATGCGGTGAGCGGCTGGCGCCAGGGTCGCAACTACGGCCTGCGCCCCGGCGTCCAGCACGCGATGGTCGATCTGGTCCAGGAGCTCAGCGACAGCCATGGCCGCAAGATCAGCCTGGTCGGCTGGAGCCTCGGTGGCCTCTATGCGCGCCAGCTCGCCAAGATGATGCCGGAGCGCGTACGCCAGGTGATCACGCTCGGCAGTCCCTTTGCCGGCAATCCGCGCTCGACCAATGCCTGGCGCGTCTATGAATGGGCGAGCGGGCGCAAGGCCGACGAGGTCGATCCGCGTTTCGGCGGCGAGCTCGCCCTCCCGCCGCCGGTGCCGACCACCGCCATCTTCAGCCGCACCGACGGCGTCTGCGCCTGGCAGGGCTGCATGGAGAAATCGGGAGCGCAGACCGAGAGCATCGAGGTCGAAAGCAGCCATTGCGGCATGGGTCATCATCCCGCCGTGGTCTATGCGGTCGCCGACCGCCTCGCGCAGAAAGAAGGCCAGTGGCGGCCGTTCGATCGCAGCGGCTGGCGGAGCCTCGCCTATCCCGATCCGCACAGGTAG
- a CDS encoding DUF445 domain-containing protein — MGSSGTYLFDTPGDAERAAELRRVKALATLVLASTLALFTVAKLLLNVHPVFGFIAAFAEAATIGGLADWYAVVALFKRPLGLPIPHTAIIQSNQARIADKLGEFIQVHFLETAPVEAKLKEIDFGSFVADWLRDRKRSDDLARFALRLLPEAFSATESSGLMTFIIRRMSSQLQAIDLAPLAAGTLRGFVAEGRHQILFDDLLRVMHDTLNQKETMAMIREKVRAELPTLLRLYRADKFLVNKIMASATAFFNEVRSDPKHPFRGEFDRMVLNFVDQLGTDRAYIDRIDGLKRDLLARPELADLARTVWANTRSFIERSASGETQVLQHHLAGMFVAAGEALAGDAELRGEINKGLVTVLRSVVADQKGGVSTFISDQVKAWNMTQLISLIEINIGRDLQYIRFNGSLIGGLAGLALYSVEFLLRLL, encoded by the coding sequence ATGGGTTCATCAGGCACCTATCTCTTCGACACCCCCGGTGACGCCGAACGCGCGGCGGAGCTACGGCGCGTGAAAGCGCTGGCGACGCTGGTGTTGGCCTCGACACTCGCTCTGTTCACTGTCGCAAAACTCCTGCTGAACGTGCATCCCGTGTTCGGCTTCATCGCGGCCTTCGCGGAAGCCGCGACCATCGGCGGGCTCGCCGACTGGTATGCCGTGGTCGCGCTCTTCAAACGGCCGCTCGGCCTGCCGATCCCGCATACCGCGATCATCCAGAGCAACCAGGCCCGCATCGCCGACAAACTCGGCGAATTCATCCAGGTGCATTTCCTCGAGACCGCTCCCGTCGAGGCCAAATTGAAGGAAATCGATTTCGGCTCCTTCGTTGCCGACTGGCTGCGTGATCGCAAGCGCAGCGACGATCTCGCGCGCTTTGCGCTCCGCCTGCTGCCGGAGGCGTTCTCAGCGACGGAAAGCTCGGGCCTGATGACCTTCATCATCCGCCGCATGTCCTCCCAGCTCCAGGCGATCGATCTTGCACCGCTTGCGGCCGGCACGCTGCGCGGCTTCGTGGCGGAAGGGCGGCACCAGATTCTGTTCGACGATCTCCTGCGCGTGATGCACGACACGCTGAATCAGAAGGAGACGATGGCGATGATCCGCGAGAAGGTGCGCGCGGAATTGCCGACGTTGCTGCGGCTCTATCGCGCCGACAAGTTTCTGGTGAACAAGATCATGGCGTCTGCCACCGCTTTCTTCAATGAAGTGCGCAGCGACCCCAAACATCCGTTCCGCGGCGAGTTCGATCGCATGGTGTTGAACTTCGTCGACCAGCTCGGCACCGACCGAGCCTATATCGACCGCATCGACGGCCTGAAGCGCGATCTGCTGGCGCGGCCGGAGCTTGCCGATCTCGCCCGCACCGTCTGGGCCAACACGCGCTCCTTCATCGAGCGCAGCGCAAGCGGCGAGACGCAAGTGCTCCAGCATCATCTCGCCGGCATGTTCGTCGCGGCGGGCGAAGCGCTCGCCGGCGATGCCGAACTGCGCGGGGAGATCAACAAGGGCCTGGTGACCGTGCTGCGCAGCGTCGTCGCCGATCAGAAGGGCGGTGTCTCGACTTTCATCTCCGACCAGGTCAAGGCGTGGAATATGACGCAGTTGATTTCGCTGATCGAAATCAACATCGGCCGCGACCTGCAATACATCCGCTTCAACGGTTCGCTGATCGGCGGCCTCGCGGGACTTGCGCTCTACTCCGTAGAATTCCTGCTCCGATTGCTGTGA
- a CDS encoding phasin, whose translation MTTETNTAFEGFKDAFKNIQNLEVPEAAREFVKKTANTAKDRAAEAFAGSERVTAAVENAVTESVAEAGKISRNIQQAIYEDAEAFFSGIDKLASAKSVSEAVEIQSSLLRARGEVFVSRAKATADYLGKLAANGAKSAQDNFAKVYNKTA comes from the coding sequence ATGACCACTGAAACCAACACCGCTTTCGAGGGCTTCAAGGACGCTTTCAAGAACATCCAGAATCTGGAAGTTCCCGAGGCCGCCCGCGAGTTCGTCAAGAAGACCGCCAATACCGCCAAGGACCGTGCTGCCGAAGCTTTCGCCGGCTCCGAGCGGGTGACCGCCGCCGTCGAGAACGCGGTGACCGAATCCGTCGCCGAGGCCGGCAAGATCAGCCGCAACATCCAGCAGGCGATCTATGAGGACGCCGAGGCGTTCTTCTCGGGCATCGACAAGCTCGCGTCCGCCAAGTCGGTCAGCGAGGCCGTCGAGATCCAGTCGAGCCTGCTCCGCGCCCGCGGTGAAGTGTTCGTCTCGCGTGCCAAGGCGACCGCCGACTATCTCGGCAAGCTCGCAGCCAACGGCGCGAAGTCCGCTCAGGACAATTTCGCCAAGGTCTACAACAAGACCGCGTGA
- a CDS encoding GNAT family N-acetyltransferase: MSEQRSYPRHTKTDAGDIEIRLMSPGDEAAVLAFGQGLPSHDLLFLPRNISEPKVLSAWVKEIERGAITSLLAVRDGKVVGCGTLVRDPHSWSPHVGEIRMVVSPDVRGQGVGKALSQETFALALGAGLEKLSVQMTVDQQAAVALFEGLGFKAEALLRDHVRDIDGKTHDIVVLGHNIAQVQAQMEAYGLPGAVQH; the protein is encoded by the coding sequence ATGAGTGAGCAGCGTTCCTATCCGCGTCACACCAAGACCGATGCTGGTGATATCGAGATCCGCCTGATGTCGCCTGGAGACGAAGCCGCGGTGCTCGCCTTCGGCCAAGGTCTTCCGTCCCACGATCTGTTGTTCCTGCCACGCAATATCAGTGAGCCGAAGGTGCTCTCCGCCTGGGTCAAGGAGATCGAGCGCGGCGCGATCACGAGCCTGCTCGCGGTGAGGGACGGCAAGGTCGTTGGCTGCGGCACGCTGGTGCGCGATCCGCATTCCTGGTCGCCTCATGTCGGCGAGATCCGCATGGTGGTCTCGCCCGACGTGCGCGGGCAGGGTGTGGGGAAGGCGCTCTCACAGGAGACCTTTGCACTTGCACTCGGTGCTGGCCTGGAAAAGCTCTCGGTGCAGATGACGGTCGACCAGCAGGCGGCGGTCGCCCTGTTCGAAGGCCTCGGCTTCAAGGCCGAGGCGCTGCTGCGCGACCACGTGCGGGATATCGACGGCAAGACCCATGACATTGTCGTGCTGGGGCACAACATCGCGCAGGTTCAGGCTCAGATGGAGGCCTATGGATTGCCAGGCGCGGTCCAGCACTAA